The Kosmotoga olearia TBF 19.5.1 sequence GAGTTTTGCAATGGAGCTGGAAAGGGAGTTGAAAAGGAAAAGAGAGAGAGACAGGAGATTCAGAGAGTATATTGAGGTTGTTTTTGAGCCTTTGAAGTCCAGGAACAATTATACTCTTAAAGAGGTTTTGGAAGGTCTTTCTCAGCAGAAGAGGGAAGAGTTTAGTAACAGAGCTGAGTTTTACAGTTTTCTTGTTGGTTTGCACCAACTCTCGCCTGTGGAGCTGAGGGTTGATTCTGAAATCAGGGATAAGGTTTTCGATTCTGAAGATAATCTTCCTTTTCTGCTTCTGGAATATCTTGAGAATCAAAAATTGGACAGAGAGAAGAGGTTCCTTGAGGTTCAAGCAACCTGTGAAGAGTTGAGTTTTGAGAACGGTTGTGTGGTTACCAATTATCGTTTTCATGTTATTGAGGAGGATGAATTGAATGTACGATAGTTATACCAGGGAAGAGGTTGAAGCGGCCTTCAGGATTTATCTTTTGCTGCAGAAAAAGGGAGAGTTGAGAAGACGGGATTTTATGGACCTTTTTGAAAAGTACAGCAGTAATCCGAAGGTGAGAGATATTTTTGTTAGTGTATTTGAACCGATGGCAGAGGCGAAGGTGCTGGAATCCGAAGATGTGCTTTATCTTGTCCCGGAACCGGATAGTGATTATCTTAGTTACAATAACGAGCAGTTGAGGGAATTGATGCGGCTGGACAACAATACAGAGCTATACTGTGCCTATTTTGTGATTTTGTGTTTGCTTTCGGAATTTTTTGGTGCCGATTTTCTGGATGAAGTCCTCAGGGAATATATTCTGGTGAAGGATCTTGAAAGGGTTGTTTCGGCTTCTTTTGAAAGTATAGAACCTCATATGGATGAATTGGAAGTTGATTCGGGGTTCAATCTCAGGGCAGCTTATGAACACTGGAAATCTATGGAGGAATACAGGGAACTGGAACGGATGAAGGCGAGCAAGACGAATCGATATAGTTTTATTTTGAGGGTTTGTAGTTTTCTTCAGTCTCAGGGATTGGTGAATCTGGTTCAGGAAAGGGAGATATATATCACCCGGAAAACGGAGCTTATAGTCAGGAATTTTTACGCAGGTAAGGAAACGAAGGAAAAGCTTTTGAAGTTGATCAGCGGGAGGCTTTGAGATGCCGAGAATATGGAGAATGAGACTGGTTAATATACAGTATGATGCCGGGAAGAAGGTTTTCGCGGATGAGCTTTTTAATTTTGGGGGCAAGAACACTCTGTTTAATCTGGCGAATGGAGGAGGAAAGACTCTTCTCGTCCAGCTTATGCTTCAGACAGTCCTTCCCAATGAGAGGCTGAATAAGAGGCGCCTTTCGGATCTGCTTCAGAACAGGAATTTTACAGGGCATATAGCCGTTGAATGGCGTCTGGATTCGGCTGAGGCTGATTTTTTGCTTACGGGTTTTTGTTTCACCAGGGGGAATGATGAGTCGGGAAGGTTGAGATATTTTATGTACACGAGTCATTATAAGGAAGCTAATCCATATGATATAAAACACTTCCCCTATGTAAACGATAAACGTCCCCTCAGCTATGACGAACTGTTGAGGCTGTTGAAGAATTTGAAGGGAAGTTATTTCAAGGTGTTTTACAGTGATTCAAAGAGAAGCGATTATCTTCGGGAATTGAGTACTTATAATCTCTTCGAGAAAGAGTGGAGACGTATTAAGGAGACCAATAACAATGAAGGTGGAATAGATGATTTTTTCAATAGTCTTCAAAGTACGGATCAGCTTCTGGATAATCTTTTGATTCCGGTAGCCGAGGAGTTGTTTTACGATGATCCAAGGGAACAAAAAGAAAATCTGGTGGAGGCTTTCAACAATCTGAAGAATAAGCTTTTGAATATCCCGGAACTGGAGAGAAATCTAAAGGATTTGGCCCTTGTAAGGGAAAAGGGACAGGTACTTCTTGAAGCTTTCAGAGAGCGTGAAGATGCTAGCAGGGAGTTTGAGGAGCGGAAGGTTAATCTGGCAATGTATTCTAACTCTCTTGAACACTGGCATAACTGTGTTGTTGAAGAGCTCAAGGAGATTGATGAGGAATTGAGGAGTATAGAGAGGGAGGAAACGAAGAACAGATATCTCCTTGAGTCGGTGAAGTATTCCAGAGAGTATGCCGCTGTTGAGGAGAAACGACAGGAGCTTTTTGAGATCAGTTCTAAAAAAGAGGAACTCTATGAAGTGATTCAAAAAACCAAAGGGGAATTGGATCTTTCTAAAGCTGTGAATCTTTGGTTTGAAAAGAAGGATCTGGAATCGAAAAATAGAGCTTTGAATGAAAGTATCGGTAATATGTATCTCGGAAAGGAAGAGAAACTAGAAAAGCTGATGATTTACGCGGCAACTGTTTATCAAAGGTTGGGTGAAGAGATAGAGAAATTGGAGCGGAGGCTCAGAGAAGTCGAACAGGAAAGGATTGAGAAAGAGAAAAAAAAGGAAAGTCTTCAGGAAAGGAATCGGGAGCTTAACAGGCAAAAAAGTGGTATTGCGGTGGAAAAGACAAGGCAGCAATTGAAGATTGAGGAAAGGGATAAGTTTTCCACTTCTTTGTTTGAGATTCACAAAAATGAACGCTGGCAATTGTTGCCAGATGTTGGGCTGGAAGAGTCGCGTTCTGAGTTTAGCAGACTGGTTGAGGATCTAAAAAGTCTTGAGGTTCAAAGAGACAACCTTGAAAGGGAAAGAACAAAGATTCTCGAGGAGATGGATGAGTTAAAGATCAGAAAACCCGAGTTGTTAGCGAGGATTGGAGCTATCGACAAGGAGATACAGGGATACAGGAAAAAAAGGCAGCAGGTTAGAGATGTGCTAAGAAGGCATGAAATCAGCTATGTTGATCTTTTTAAGGAGAAGTCTCTGATAGAACTTAAACTTGAGAAGCTCCAGAAAGAGCTGGAAGAGGAGGGCTTCGTCAATAAGTCAAGTCTTCAAGACCTCAGGAATCAACTTCAATTGATTGAGAGATACGATTTTTATGTGCCATCTGAAGAGGTTATAAAACTCAAGAAGTATCTGGAGGATTCCGGGGTTTCCTGTCGAACGGGTCCTGAATGGTTGAAATTACAGGGGTTTTCGGATGAGAAAAGGGTTCAGTATCTGAAAAGATTTCCTCTTTTGCCTTTTTCTTTGGTCGTAATCAAGGAGGAATTGAGCAGGCTGGCGAAGCTTTCGATTGATGTTGAGGAGTTTGCCGGTTCTTATCCGGTTCCTATTATCCTTTTGCCGAAGGGTTCGCTAGACACAAATGATGACAAACAGTTTTTGGAGATATTTGAAGGGCAGTATATCTTCTGGCAAAAGGCTCATGAGTATGCTTCTTCCCGGGCATCTCTGGATTTTGTTGCTGCTGAACTTGAAAGCAAAATTGAAAGGGTCAAGGAAGTACTTAGCAGGATAGAGAATTCAATGGAGAATCTGAGAGGTACCAGGGAGATTGTGTACGCTTTTTTTGCTGATTATGCGGAGGATCTGGAGAGTTTAAGGTTGCCTGAATTGGAGGTTTTGAAGACTGAACTTGAGGCTCTTGAAGATAGGGAACATGAGTTGAAACGAGCTGCGATTTCAGCAGAAGAGCGTTTGTCCGAACTTGCTGACAGGTGGAAAAAATTGAATTCGAGGAAGGCAGATGTCGAGGAACTCATCATTAAGTTCGAAAGGTTAATTGAACTCAACAAACAGGCTTATGAAGCAGATAAGGAATTGCGAAGGCTCAAAGAAATTGAAAATGCGATAGGTAAAGAATTGAAGGACAACGATGACGCCATCTCAAGATGCGATGAAGAACTTAAGAAGATTCACGCGCTTAAGGCTATTCTGGATAAAGATTTGTCTGATCGTCGGAAAGAAAGGGAGTTTTACAGAGAAAAGGGAAAGGGACGTAATCCTGTTTCGCTGTCTTTAACGGAGGCTATAGACTCATACAGAAGGTTGGAATCGGAACTGGGAAGCCATAGTGCAACTATAAAGCACTATGAAGAACAAATAAGGGAGAATATCAAGAGGATAGAGTCTGTGGAAAGGAAACTGTCAAAATTCGGATTTTCGGAGACAGAGTTTGAAGAATTCACTATGAGGGTTTCGGATATTCAGATAGAAGCTCTAGAAAAGAAACTCGATGAATTGGAGAATGAGTATGTCGGATTAAGGGAAAAAGCTTCCGGGATTCGTGGGGAATTGAGGGAAAAAGAGAAGAATATTGAAAACATGAAAAAACGTATCGTTTCTGAGTATTCTAAGGAACCGACATTACTGGAAGAACCTGATGAACAGGAGAAAAGGTCGAATGAGGATTTAATAAGGCTTGATACGGATAAGAAACGGTGGATGGATATAAGAAGTGAATCGGAAGGTTTTGAAAAATTGCTGGGAGAGCTCATTTTGAAAGTAAGCAATAGTATGATGCATTATAAAGTTGACAGGGTGGATGGAGGAATTACAGATCGTAGTTTGAAAGAGGTCAAAGAAAAGATCAGCGACGAGGTTGATGCGGTGATTGATTCTGTTGGAAAGGCTTTTTTGCGTCTGGAAGAATCAAAGGAGAAGGTTCGGAAAGCTGTTGGGAATTATATGGCCGTGTCAGGAGAGGCAAACAGTGATATTGTTGCCGGGTTGCTGAGCAAGATGACGTATGAAGATTATTTTCAGCTTTCCTATTCTGAGGTAAAAGAAGCTTTTGAGTATTTATTCGGACAAATTTCGAAATATGAGAAGCAGATTCATGCTGAGCTTGTTCAAAAAGACAAAGATAAGAAGCTGTTTGTGGAAAGTTGTGTGAGGCAGACAAGGAGACTTGCAGAGGAGATAGAGGCTATTGATTCGTCGTCGTATATAGATTATGCCGGGAAACATTGGAAAGCTGTACAGATAAAGCTGGACAACTGGGATTTGCCGGATATGAGTGCGAAGATGGAAATTTATATAAATCGTTGTATAGAAGAATTGAAGACTATTCCCGATGAGAAAACCCAGCAACTTGATTATATAAAGAACAGACTCTCTTCGAAGAATCTTTTGAATGTTATTACGGATTTGCGTAGATGCAAGGTAAGGGTGTTGAAACCCGAAGCCAGAGCGGAGCATTCGACGTTGCAGCCCTGGGATTCGATACAGAAATGGTCTGGTGGAGAGAAATATGCTGCCTATGCTGCTATGTTCATCGCTGTGATAAGTCATATTAGAAAGAAAAAGAGTAATCTGAGTAAGCCATGGAAGGTGCTGATAGCTGATAATCTATTTGGAAAGGCATCGTCAGCCCACATACTTGAATATGTCTTTCAGATTCTGGAAAGAAATAGGGTTCAGCTCATCGCGCTTACTGATCACACTAAACAAACGATTTATAATTATTTTCCGGTGGTTTATAGCTTGAAACTAAGAAGTTATTTAAACAGAGATTATGTGTCTTCAAATCTGGAGAAGGGATATTATGATATAGCTCCTCTTGAAGAAGAGCTCCGTTCTGAAAGGCAGGAGAGTTTGTGGTGAGCACCTTTGGAGCGGAAGTGCTGGACTGCGTCCACGACGCTTGCGAGGCTGTCAGCTGGTGGAGCGGCGCTCACGAGGTTGAGGCTTGCAGACGCTGATGAAATCCGAGAATCCGAGAGGGCCGCTGTGCGGCAGATACGAATCCCTTCGGGATTGTTACGACCGGCTGCGCCGGTGTTACGAACTCCTGCGGAGTTGCCTCGAACCACTACGTGGTTGATAAAAAACGTTGTGGGTTGTAGGTTGTACGTAAAAAACGAGAATCCGAGAGTGCTGGACTGCGTCCAGGAGGCTTGCAAACGCTGTCAGTTGGTGGAGCGACGCTCGAAGACTGAGGCTTGCGGACGCTGATGAAAAGCTGAGATCCGAGATTCGAGAACCGAGAGTCCGAGAACCGAGAAAGCCGCTGCGCGGCTGGTGAGGTGTGCCCGGCATGACATACAACTATAGGGTGAAAGTCCCGAATGTGGGGAGTGAAATAAGCATTAGCTGAGGGCAAGGGTGTCACTGGTAACGGTGAATCTGAAGGAAGCCTAAGGCAAAATCCGGAACTGAACGAAAGTGAACCAGTGTTGGCCGGTAGAGAGGGTAACCTTGCCTTACATGGGGAAGCCCAAGCTCCAACTCTACAGGTTGGGATGGCAGGATTCGGATGAAAGCTGTATGTCTTACCCGGGGAAGTCCTCACTCGTCCCAGAAATGGGTAAGCCGGAACAAGGGGAAACCCAAGGACCGGTAAAGCGGAGGAGGATGGCAGACGAACCCGTAGTAGTGTAGAACCTCTCTGAAAGGAGAAGGGACCATCGCCTTGAGCGATGGGGGTAACAGGAACCGAAAGGGCCTGTTACTTGCGAAGGGGGGAAGGGTTGAGAAAATGGCACAAAGGGAAGTGAGTATAACAGGAGCCCGTAACGGAGGCTGAAATGCTAACGACGGTTGAAAATAACCGGGGCAGGTAAGTAACCATTGCAAAGATAGGAAGATTCCCGGGAGGGTAAAGAATCCAATCTTTGGATGGAAGAAGAAACCGATTCTGTTATATGCGACTTATCTGGAAGGCCATACAGGAGGTAACATGAGGAAGTACTACAGTCTTATTGACAAAGTTTATCTGGAATCGAACCTGGCCAAAGCATATCACAAGGTGCGAAGAAACAACGGAGCACCCGGGATAGATGGAGTAACGGTTCAGGAGTATGGAGAAAACCTTCTGGAAAGGATCAAGAAACTCAGCGAAAAGTTGCGTAAAGGAGAATACCGGCCTTCACCGGTAAAAAGGGTGGAAATCCCGAAAGGAAATGGGAAGACACGTATGCTCGGGATACCAACGGTAGAGGATCGGATAGTACAACAATCGCTGAAAGAAATAATGGAACCAATCTTTGAGGAAGGATTTCATCCTTCAAGTTATGGATACAGGAAAGGAAGGAATCCACACCAAGCAGTAGAAAAAGCCTATGCTTTCGCGTGCAAATACAAAATGAAATACGTGGTCCAGTTAGACCTTAGCCAATGCTTTGACACCTTAGACCACGAAAAGATAATAGACGCAGTAGCGGAAAGAATAAGCGATGGCAAAATATTGAGATTAATAAGAAGTTTCCTCAAAAGTGGAGTCATAACGGACCAATACCAACCCAGTGAGATGGGAAGTCCACAGGGCGGAGTAATAAGCCCCTTGTTAGCCAACATCTATCTGAACAAATTTGACCAGAAAATGATGGCCAGAGGAATAAGGATAGTGAGATATGCAGACGACATACTAATCTTCGCAAAGAGCTACAAAAGCGCGGAAAAATACCTAAAAATAGCTATCCGGATACTGGAAAAAGAGCTGAAATTGAAGGTCAACAAAGAAAAGACGAGAATAACCACGATAGATGATGGAATCGAATTCCTTGGATTTACCATACAAAAAGGCAAAATACGAATCCAGGAAAAGAAAATAAAAAGGTTCAAAGCGAAAGTAAAAACACTCACCCGGAGAAACCAATGTACACCGATTGGAGAGATAATAAAACGGCTAAACCAATTGCTGAGAGGCTTCAGCAATTACTACAAAATAATCGATTGGGTGGGAGTATTCAAAGGCCTCATGGGTTGGATAAGAAGGAGATTGAGAGCCATAATCCTGCGACAATGGAAGACGACAAAGAAACTATGCAGGGTGATGAGACAAAAAGGATACAGAGGCGAAATATCTGGAATAAGGATGAACAAATGGAGAAGCTCTCAATCCCGGTTGGTCAGTAGGCTACTGCCGAACAAGTATTTCCAGAAGATAGGGCTGTATGATATGAAGCTTTCGCATGTACCACTGTCGGAGAATCCGATACTCAATCCATGAGCCGTGTACGTTGGCCCGTACGCACGGTTCTGTGAGAGGACGGGGGGCAATGCCCCTCTCCTACTCGATCACTCCTTCGGAGTGGGGGAATAATAGACGCTTGCGATAAAAAAACACGAGAGTCCGAGAGGGCGAGAATCCGAAAAATTAAGAACGATAGTTCCTGAATCGACAAAATCAGAAGAAAATACTTGTAATACAAAGGGCAGAACATGTTCTGCCCCTACGATAAAAAACAGTATCATTGCCTTAGGCAATTGCTTTTGCCATATTTTTGCCGAGTAATTTACATTGTTCAAGTTCTTCCTTTTTTGGAGCGTGTTTAGCTTCTATTACAGGTTCTACGAGTTCCCACTTCATTTTTTGTGCGAAATCGTGTAGTTCTTTCAGAGCTCCACCGCTCCAGCTGTAAGAACCGAAGACACCTATGTGCCTGTTTTTCAGCATTCTATTTTCTAAAGCGGTCAGGAGGTTTTTCATTGGTGGGAATAGTTCCATGTTATAGGTACAGCTACCAAGGATAACCCCTTTGAACCGCCATATATCTCTTATTATGAAAGATAAGTGAGTGACGGATATGTTGTGTATTCTTATTTTTTCTACACCTTCTTCAACAAGACCCTGCGCAACCGCTTCCATCATCTTCTGGGTATTGCCGTACATCGAGCCGTAAACAAGAACTACCCCTTTTTCAGCTTCATAACGGCTCCATTTATCGTAAAGCTCAATAATCTGTTTTGGATTGTCCCTCCATACAGGGCCGTGTGTGGCGGCGATGATTTTGATATCCACGTTCTCTAACTTTTTGAACGCTCGTTGAACCATGGGGCTGTATCTTCCAACGATGTTGGAAAAATATCTGAGAACCTCGTCCTCGTAGAATTCTATATCGACTACATCATCAAAAATACCGCCGTTCAGAGCACCGAAACCACCAAAAGCGTCTCCAGAGAAGAGGATACCATCTGTTAAATCGTAAGTCATCATTGTTTCAGGCCAATGGACCATGGGTGTGAGATAGAACTTCAATTTGTGTTTTCCGAGGTCCAATACATCACCATCGTTGATCACCATAAAATTGTCGCTGATTCCATAAAACCCTTCAAGGAAATCCCTGGTCTTCTTGTTACCCACTATCTTGATTTCCGGGAAAGCCTCTACAAGTACTTTTATTGCTCCAGAATGATCAGGTTCCATGTGGTTTATTATGAGATAGTCCACAGGTTTACCATCGGGTAAAAGGGCTTTAACTTTGTCAAGGAAAGTGGCAAAGAAACTGCCTTTTACAGTATCAATGAGTGCTACCTTTTCATCTAATATCATGTAAGCATTGTATGATACCCCCATAGGAAGCGGCCATAAAGATTCAAAGAGATGTGTCTCAAAATCATTAACCCCTATCCAGAAAACATCTTTTGTTACCGGTATACC is a genomic window containing:
- a CDS encoding DUF6063 family protein, which codes for MYDSYTREEVEAAFRIYLLLQKKGELRRRDFMDLFEKYSSNPKVRDIFVSVFEPMAEAKVLESEDVLYLVPEPDSDYLSYNNEQLRELMRLDNNTELYCAYFVILCLLSEFFGADFLDEVLREYILVKDLERVVSASFESIEPHMDELEVDSGFNLRAAYEHWKSMEEYRELERMKASKTNRYSFILRVCSFLQSQGLVNLVQEREIYITRKTELIVRNFYAGKETKEKLLKLISGRL
- the ltrA gene encoding group II intron reverse transcriptase/maturase, with translation MRKYYSLIDKVYLESNLAKAYHKVRRNNGAPGIDGVTVQEYGENLLERIKKLSEKLRKGEYRPSPVKRVEIPKGNGKTRMLGIPTVEDRIVQQSLKEIMEPIFEEGFHPSSYGYRKGRNPHQAVEKAYAFACKYKMKYVVQLDLSQCFDTLDHEKIIDAVAERISDGKILRLIRSFLKSGVITDQYQPSEMGSPQGGVISPLLANIYLNKFDQKMMARGIRIVRYADDILIFAKSYKSAEKYLKIAIRILEKELKLKVNKEKTRITTIDDGIEFLGFTIQKGKIRIQEKKIKRFKAKVKTLTRRNQCTPIGEIIKRLNQLLRGFSNYYKIIDWVGVFKGLMGWIRRRLRAIILRQWKTTKKLCRVMRQKGYRGEISGIRMNKWRSSQSRLVSRLLPNKYFQKIGLYDMKLSHVPLSENPILNP
- a CDS encoding FprA family A-type flavoprotein; the encoded protein is MDQGIPVTKDVFWIGVNDFETHLFESLWPLPMGVSYNAYMILDEKVALIDTVKGSFFATFLDKVKALLPDGKPVDYLIINHMEPDHSGAIKVLVEAFPEIKIVGNKKTRDFLEGFYGISDNFMVINDGDVLDLGKHKLKFYLTPMVHWPETMMTYDLTDGILFSGDAFGGFGALNGGIFDDVVDIEFYEDEVLRYFSNIVGRYSPMVQRAFKKLENVDIKIIAATHGPVWRDNPKQIIELYDKWSRYEAEKGVVLVYGSMYGNTQKMMEAVAQGLVEEGVEKIRIHNISVTHLSFIIRDIWRFKGVILGSCTYNMELFPPMKNLLTALENRMLKNRHIGVFGSYSWSGGALKELHDFAQKMKWELVEPVIEAKHAPKKEELEQCKLLGKNMAKAIA